The following are from one region of the Hymenobacter radiodurans genome:
- a CDS encoding nicotinate phosphoribosyltransferase: protein MNSAPLSGLYGPSLSLLTDLYQLTMAYGYWKQGKQNQEAVFHLYFRKPPFNGGYAVAAGLAYAVDWVKNFHFSEDDLAYLGSLRGTRDTAMFEPDFLEYLRTLRLTCDIDAIAEGTAVFANEPLLRIKGPLLQAQLLETALLTLVNFQTLIATKAARIREAAGSDQVFEFGLRRAQGFDGGLSASRAAYLGGVDGTSNLMAGQRFGIPVRGTHAHSWVQAFGEEEAAFAAYGDAFPDDSVFLVDTYDTLEGVRHAISVARQMRANGHELGGIRLDSGDLAYLSREARALLNEAGFQKTRIVASNDLDEHLITSLKQQGARIDTWGIGTKLVTAHDQPALGGVYKLAALRPSADSDWDYTIKLSEQLAKTSIPGILQVRRYETEKGQPRADMLYNTAEPLPNELTIVDPLDPTRRRPIRSTQFRELLEPVFRAGKLVAELPTLEESRAKAQREVGALDLSIRRFLNPHVYPVGLEESLNNFRMQLILEKRAVRPA, encoded by the coding sequence ATGAACTCCGCGCCCCTCTCCGGCCTGTACGGCCCCTCGCTTAGCCTGCTCACCGACCTCTACCAGCTTACCATGGCCTATGGTTATTGGAAGCAAGGTAAGCAGAATCAGGAAGCCGTTTTTCACTTGTACTTTCGCAAGCCGCCCTTCAATGGGGGTTATGCCGTAGCCGCGGGTCTGGCTTACGCCGTGGATTGGGTCAAAAATTTTCATTTCTCCGAAGATGACCTGGCATATCTAGGTAGTCTGCGCGGCACCCGCGACACGGCTATGTTTGAGCCAGATTTTCTGGAATATCTGCGTACGCTGCGCCTCACCTGCGACATCGACGCCATTGCCGAGGGCACGGCGGTATTTGCTAATGAGCCTTTGCTGCGCATAAAAGGCCCCCTGCTGCAAGCCCAGCTACTGGAAACGGCCTTACTTACCTTGGTTAACTTCCAAACCCTGATTGCCACCAAAGCCGCCCGCATTCGGGAGGCCGCCGGCTCCGACCAGGTATTTGAGTTTGGTTTACGCCGGGCTCAGGGCTTCGATGGTGGCCTGAGCGCCAGCAGGGCCGCTTACTTAGGTGGCGTTGATGGCACATCAAACCTGATGGCTGGCCAGCGCTTCGGTATTCCGGTGCGTGGCACCCACGCCCACAGCTGGGTGCAGGCATTTGGGGAAGAGGAAGCGGCCTTTGCTGCTTACGGCGACGCTTTCCCCGACGACTCCGTTTTCTTGGTCGATACCTACGACACTTTGGAAGGTGTACGCCACGCCATCAGCGTGGCCCGGCAGATGCGCGCCAACGGTCACGAGTTGGGGGGCATTCGCCTCGATTCCGGCGACTTGGCTTATCTCAGCCGCGAAGCCCGCGCTTTGCTTAATGAGGCTGGATTCCAGAAAACGCGAATTGTCGCCAGCAACGACCTCGACGAGCACCTTATCACCAGCCTCAAGCAGCAAGGCGCCCGCATCGACACCTGGGGTATCGGCACCAAGCTCGTCACGGCCCACGACCAGCCGGCGCTGGGGGGCGTCTATAAGCTGGCTGCTCTGCGCCCATCGGCCGACAGCGACTGGGATTATACCATCAAGCTGTCTGAGCAGCTCGCCAAAACCAGCATCCCCGGCATCTTGCAAGTGCGCCGCTACGAAACGGAAAAAGGCCAACCTCGTGCCGATATGCTCTACAATACAGCCGAGCCTCTCCCCAATGAGCTCACTATTGTGGACCCACTCGACCCCACGCGCCGCCGCCCTATTCGCTCCACGCAGTTTCGGGAGTTGCTGGAGCCGGTGTTCCGAGCTGGCAAACTCGTAGCGGAGCTACCCACGCTGGAGGAAAGCCGCGCTAAAGCCCAGCGCGAAGTGGGCGCCCTCGACCTCAGCATCCGGCGCTTCCTCAATCCGCATGTGTACCCCGTGGGACTGGAGGAAAGTCTGAACAACTTCCGCATGCAGCTGATTCTGGAAAAGCGAGCGGTGCGGCCAGCATAG
- a CDS encoding efflux RND transporter periplasmic adaptor subunit: MKRIVMLMSWCALYYCASCSEAKEVKEERIKLLVTSPLAKDTTITKEYVAQIHSVQHIELRALEKGYLQKIYVDEGQFVKEGQLMFQIMPLVYQAELKKSQAEANYVGLEYQNTKKLADTNIVSKNELALAQAKFDKAKAEVALAQTHLQFTTIRAPFSGYMDHFQGRLGSLVDEGDLLTTLSDNSKMWVYYNVPEAEYLNYKQQTKASDKAAKVKLRMANNEVFQQPGLVQTIEADFNNETGNIAFRATFPNPEGLLRNGETGSVLMTVPLNDALLIPQKATFENLEKKYVFVVDKKNVVHQREVTIGSEMPDLYVIKGGLAANDKILLEGLRKVKDGDKIHFDYKDPKAVIAHLKVYSE, translated from the coding sequence ATGAAAAGAATAGTGATGCTCATGAGTTGGTGTGCCTTGTACTACTGTGCAAGCTGCTCGGAAGCAAAGGAAGTGAAAGAAGAGCGCATCAAGCTTTTGGTTACCAGCCCGTTGGCTAAAGACACAACAATCACCAAAGAGTATGTGGCCCAGATTCACTCCGTACAGCACATCGAGCTGCGGGCTTTAGAAAAGGGCTACCTGCAAAAGATTTATGTAGACGAGGGCCAATTCGTGAAAGAAGGGCAGCTCATGTTTCAGATTATGCCCCTGGTTTATCAGGCAGAACTGAAAAAGTCGCAGGCGGAAGCCAACTACGTGGGGCTGGAATATCAGAACACCAAGAAATTGGCTGATACCAATATTGTCTCAAAAAACGAGCTGGCGCTGGCTCAGGCCAAATTCGACAAGGCCAAAGCGGAAGTAGCCTTAGCCCAAACGCATCTGCAATTCACGACTATCAGGGCTCCCTTTAGTGGCTACATGGACCACTTTCAGGGCCGGCTGGGCAGCTTAGTTGATGAGGGAGATTTGCTGACCACCTTGTCTGACAACAGCAAAATGTGGGTTTACTACAACGTACCCGAGGCGGAGTACCTGAATTATAAGCAGCAGACCAAGGCCAGTGACAAGGCCGCAAAAGTAAAGCTGCGGATGGCCAACAACGAGGTGTTTCAGCAGCCCGGCCTGGTGCAGACTATTGAAGCCGACTTCAATAACGAAACCGGCAACATCGCCTTCCGGGCCACTTTTCCTAACCCCGAGGGGCTCCTGCGCAACGGTGAAACCGGCAGCGTCCTGATGACGGTGCCGCTTAATGATGCCCTGCTGATTCCGCAGAAAGCCACATTCGAGAATCTGGAAAAGAAATACGTCTTCGTGGTCGATAAAAAGAACGTGGTGCACCAGCGGGAGGTCACCATCGGATCGGAGATGCCGGACCTGTACGTCATCAAAGGCGGCTTAGCAGCCAACGACAAGATTCTGCTGGAAGGTCTGCGGAAAGTGAAGGATGGTGACAAGATCCACTTCGACTACAAAGACCCAAAAGCCGTAATCGCGCACCTGAAAGTGTACAGCGAGTAA
- a CDS encoding FAD-dependent oxidoreductase: protein MKQTSAATQSSWFGILGPAPDFPSLTQDMTADVVVVGAGIAGLTTAYLLLREGKKVIVLESGKLASGESGRTTAHLSNALDDRYTRLEHLFGEKGAQLAAESHSAAIDRIEQIIQEEKIDCDFSRLNGYLFLPEDGNPKELDKELKAAHRAGLTGVERLSDSPTQGFRTGECLLFPNQGQFHILKYLYGLAEAIGRFKGGRGQIFTNTHVAEVQGGSEASVTTANGHTVRAKAVVMATNTPVNDRVVIHTKQSSYRTYTIAARIPKGSVTKALYWDTPDPYHYIRLQEIAEGPRGGTPRYDLLIVGGEDHKVGQGDPELSLQRLEDWTRERFPMIQQIDYAWSGQVQEPSDSLGYAGRNPLDQDNVYIITGDSGHGMTHSTLGGIIITDLIQGRANPWADLYDPGRVTLRPASAYEFVKENLNVATEYTELLTGGDVSSIDEIEPGSGAVMRRGLTKLAVYRDPKGQTHECSAICPHLGCVVHWNGLESSWDCPCHGSRFDALGKLLIGPANQDLTSA from the coding sequence ATGAAACAAACTTCCGCTGCTACCCAATCTTCGTGGTTTGGCATCCTTGGCCCTGCCCCCGATTTCCCTTCTCTCACCCAGGATATGACTGCCGATGTTGTGGTAGTCGGTGCGGGCATTGCGGGCCTTACGACGGCGTATTTGTTGCTGCGTGAAGGCAAAAAAGTAATCGTGCTGGAAAGCGGAAAGCTGGCCAGCGGCGAATCGGGCCGCACCACGGCCCACCTTTCCAACGCGCTCGACGACCGCTACACGCGGTTGGAGCATTTGTTTGGGGAGAAAGGTGCCCAGCTGGCCGCCGAAAGCCACAGCGCTGCCATCGACCGAATCGAGCAGATTATACAGGAGGAGAAGATTGACTGCGACTTCAGCCGCCTCAACGGCTACCTGTTTCTGCCCGAAGATGGCAACCCCAAGGAGTTGGACAAAGAGCTGAAAGCCGCTCACCGCGCAGGTCTCACCGGCGTCGAGCGCCTTTCTGACTCTCCTACTCAGGGCTTCCGCACCGGCGAGTGCCTCCTATTTCCGAACCAGGGCCAGTTTCATATTCTGAAATACTTGTATGGCCTAGCCGAAGCAATTGGCCGGTTTAAAGGCGGCAGGGGGCAAATTTTTACCAACACCCACGTGGCAGAGGTGCAGGGCGGATCGGAGGCTAGCGTGACCACTGCCAACGGCCATACAGTGCGCGCCAAAGCCGTCGTGATGGCTACCAATACGCCCGTCAACGACCGCGTAGTGATACATACTAAGCAGTCGTCGTACCGCACCTACACTATTGCAGCCCGCATTCCGAAAGGCTCTGTAACGAAGGCGCTGTACTGGGATACGCCCGACCCATACCACTACATTCGCTTGCAGGAAATAGCTGAAGGTCCACGCGGCGGCACGCCCCGCTACGACCTGCTCATTGTGGGCGGCGAAGACCATAAAGTAGGCCAGGGCGACCCTGAGTTAAGCTTGCAGCGCCTCGAAGACTGGACGCGCGAGCGGTTTCCGATGATACAGCAAATCGACTACGCTTGGTCGGGACAGGTGCAGGAACCCAGCGACAGCCTGGGCTACGCCGGCCGCAATCCACTGGACCAAGATAACGTGTACATCATCACCGGCGACTCGGGCCACGGCATGACTCACAGCACGCTGGGGGGCATTATTATTACCGATCTTATTCAGGGCCGCGCCAATCCGTGGGCCGACCTCTACGACCCCGGCCGCGTGACCCTGCGCCCGGCCTCAGCGTATGAGTTTGTAAAGGAAAACCTGAATGTGGCCACCGAGTACACCGAGCTACTCACCGGGGGCGACGTATCGAGCATCGACGAAATTGAGCCCGGCTCCGGGGCTGTAATGCGGCGCGGCCTCACGAAACTAGCCGTGTACCGCGACCCTAAAGGCCAGACCCACGAGTGTTCGGCCATCTGCCCGCATCTGGGTTGCGTAGTGCACTGGAACGGCCTGGAAAGCAGTTGGGACTGCCCCTGCCATGGCTCCCGGTTCGATGCGCTGGGCAAACTCCTCATTGGCCCAGCGAATCAGGATCTGACCTCGGCATAA
- a CDS encoding DUF2652 domain-containing protein, with the protein MGLLEDLHASRRAAGSGRKLPPGADSDGMQPALLFIPDISGFTRFIEASDNPQAPFLIADLLEILIEANTLDMEVSEIQGDAILFYRLGPPPPVQELVAQCRRIFLDFQNYLRLVERDNSSALGAALRTHDLTLKIVVHYGRVNVAHIREFTKLMGRDVIVVHRLLKNNIMGGEYLLLSEGYLKTQSLTDLTRSFSWTRLLGGKTTYEYLGDINYRYAHLTPLRLLLNGHHTPDGAPSGRGNSLKVRHTVRVPAAYAFRLVRNLRLRYKWLEGATAVHYDLSKADRLGVSYKVDVNKGQIDFQTVQSFQGEERIEYVEKISHFRLFPNSLLFFFIEAVDERSCLITLDFRYGYVASPSSLIRYGQRQRVHRFWARSLRNLVALGERMANKVSK; encoded by the coding sequence ATGGGCTTACTGGAGGATTTGCACGCGTCGCGACGGGCAGCAGGTAGCGGGCGAAAATTGCCCCCCGGTGCCGATAGTGATGGGATGCAGCCGGCCCTGCTGTTTATTCCGGATATCAGCGGCTTTACGCGCTTTATTGAAGCCTCAGATAATCCTCAGGCCCCCTTTCTGATTGCCGACCTGCTTGAAATCCTTATCGAGGCGAATACACTGGATATGGAGGTGTCGGAGATTCAGGGCGATGCTATTCTGTTTTATCGGCTGGGGCCGCCGCCGCCGGTGCAGGAGCTGGTAGCGCAATGCCGCCGCATCTTCCTCGATTTTCAGAACTACCTCCGCCTAGTGGAGCGCGACAACTCCTCGGCACTGGGCGCGGCGCTGCGGACCCACGATCTGACCCTGAAAATAGTCGTGCACTACGGCCGGGTGAACGTGGCGCACATTCGGGAGTTTACCAAGCTGATGGGTCGCGACGTGATTGTGGTGCATCGCCTGCTCAAAAATAACATCATGGGTGGCGAGTACTTGCTGCTGTCGGAGGGCTACCTGAAAACGCAGAGCCTCACCGACCTGACGCGCAGCTTTTCCTGGACGCGCCTGCTGGGGGGCAAAACCACGTATGAGTACCTCGGCGACATCAATTACCGCTACGCCCACCTCACGCCCCTGCGCCTGTTGCTCAATGGGCACCACACGCCCGACGGGGCGCCGAGCGGCCGGGGCAACTCGCTGAAAGTGCGCCACACGGTGCGGGTGCCCGCAGCGTACGCGTTCCGATTGGTGCGCAACCTGCGCTTACGCTACAAGTGGCTGGAAGGCGCCACCGCCGTGCATTACGACCTCAGCAAAGCCGACCGCTTGGGCGTGAGCTACAAAGTAGATGTCAACAAAGGGCAGATTGATTTCCAAACGGTGCAAAGCTTTCAGGGCGAGGAGCGTATTGAGTACGTGGAGAAGATTTCGCACTTCCGACTTTTCCCCAATTCCCTGCTATTCTTCTTTATCGAAGCCGTCGACGAGCGTTCCTGCCTCATTACCCTCGATTTTCGCTATGGCTACGTGGCCAGCCCCAGCTCTCTTATTCGCTATGGACAGCGGCAGCGCGTACACCGCTTCTGGGCCCGCTCGCTTCGCAATCTGGTTGCTTTAGGAGAGCGCATGGCCAACAAGGTGTCGAAATGA
- a CDS encoding STAS domain-containing protein encodes MEIYREILPESYLLILAEDHTHSEEYGLARALQQAARSGKPSIWVDCSSLRHISGRALALLTSYCQRLRRRNTQLVLCHLTDEVQDSLKTTPEEACPPIVPTLLDAELYCHAAHQATSPPPSTTTAGWGVALS; translated from the coding sequence ATGGAGATTTATCGCGAAATCCTGCCAGAAAGCTATTTGCTTATCTTGGCCGAAGACCATACACATTCCGAAGAATACGGATTAGCCAGAGCCTTACAACAAGCCGCGCGTAGCGGTAAGCCCAGCATTTGGGTCGATTGCAGTTCGTTGCGCCACATTTCCGGTCGGGCGCTGGCGTTGCTGACCAGCTATTGCCAGCGCCTACGTCGGCGCAATACCCAGCTTGTACTCTGCCACCTGACCGATGAGGTACAGGATAGCTTAAAAACGACTCCGGAAGAGGCTTGCCCCCCCATCGTTCCCACGTTGCTCGACGCAGAATTGTACTGTCATGCGGCTCATCAGGCTACCAGCCCGCCACCTTCCACTACCACGGCCGGCTGGGGCGTTGCACTGTCCTAG
- a CDS encoding Pycsar system effector family protein: METTPVIKKAKAEILRQAKAYITTLFEEKLPKQLVYHSFKHTALTVKEVRALGEASGLEPHDQEALELAAWFHDTGYLDTYDGHEYRSMERAGQWLQAKGYPADRIAVVQDLIRATHRDEPRETEMQQILVDADLCSMGREDFCASGELMRAEWETMLGRSYSNTEWAEIQLDFLVASKFRSPAAKERYGEQYKQNIKEQKERLKKAEKKEKKKKEEVQGNFAEGKRGVETMFRTTYDNHVSLSQMADNKANMMISLNAVILSILITYLGAKTSSIGPAFTRNPILTVPMGLLVATALGSVVSAILSAQPDVTTFKWLKKSPAIATNRRINILFFGNFTKLSLDAFQGGMNELMRDKDLMYTNMITDIYYLGEVLSRKYRLLRISYTIFMVGLILTALSFGIVLLYKA; this comes from the coding sequence ATGGAGACAACCCCTGTTATTAAAAAGGCTAAAGCCGAAATTCTGCGGCAGGCTAAGGCTTATATCACGACACTTTTCGAGGAAAAGTTGCCTAAGCAGCTCGTTTATCATTCCTTCAAACATACCGCCCTCACGGTGAAGGAGGTCCGGGCGTTGGGAGAGGCCTCCGGGTTGGAGCCCCACGACCAGGAAGCACTTGAGTTGGCCGCTTGGTTTCACGATACGGGCTACCTGGATACGTACGACGGCCACGAGTACCGCAGCATGGAGCGGGCCGGACAATGGCTGCAGGCGAAGGGCTACCCCGCCGATCGGATTGCGGTCGTGCAGGACTTAATCAGAGCCACCCACCGCGACGAGCCCCGCGAAACGGAGATGCAGCAAATTTTGGTAGACGCGGATTTGTGCAGCATGGGCCGGGAAGATTTTTGCGCTTCCGGCGAGCTCATGCGCGCTGAGTGGGAAACCATGTTGGGTCGCAGCTATTCGAACACCGAATGGGCCGAAATTCAGCTTGACTTCCTGGTGGCGTCCAAGTTTCGGTCGCCAGCGGCCAAAGAGCGCTACGGCGAGCAGTACAAGCAGAATATTAAGGAGCAGAAGGAACGACTGAAGAAGGCGGAGAAAAAGGAAAAAAAGAAGAAAGAGGAAGTTCAGGGCAACTTTGCGGAGGGCAAGCGCGGCGTAGAAACCATGTTTCGGACAACGTATGACAACCACGTTTCGCTGTCACAGATGGCTGATAACAAGGCCAATATGATGATTAGTCTGAACGCGGTTATCCTGTCTATCCTGATTACCTATCTGGGAGCCAAAACCTCCTCTATCGGGCCGGCATTCACTCGCAATCCTATCCTGACGGTGCCCATGGGCCTTCTGGTAGCCACGGCGCTGGGTTCGGTGGTGTCGGCTATTCTCTCGGCCCAACCCGATGTAACGACCTTTAAATGGCTCAAGAAAAGTCCGGCCATTGCTACTAATCGCCGCATCAACATCCTGTTCTTCGGCAACTTCACTAAGCTCAGTCTCGATGCGTTTCAGGGCGGCATGAACGAGCTGATGCGCGATAAAGACCTGATGTACACCAACATGATCACCGATATCTACTATCTGGGTGAGGTGCTGAGTCGGAAGTATCGGCTGCTGCGCATCAGCTACACCATCTTTATGGTGGGCCTGATTCTGACGGCGTTGTCGTTCGGTATTGTGCTCTTATATAAAGCCTAG
- a CDS encoding cyanophycinase — MNFAPESILRRFCDELKGNDPLVLVLPIASSEPKEAAEDYLRIFTDLGITRVQMLDIREREEANSEATLKLIDEAAGFYFTGGDQLRLTALLGGTKMLLRLKERYTYEEILIGGTSAGASALSTPMIYQGLNDAGFRKGEISITTGLQFMHDVAIDTHFIARGRIVRMAQIIATNPTCMGLGLEEDTAVLVRDGYQLEVIGSGLVTILDGVECTGNNIHEIQPETPFTIRDLRLHFLGEGETYQMPIPPELHL, encoded by the coding sequence TTGAACTTTGCCCCTGAATCCATCCTCCGACGCTTCTGTGACGAGCTAAAAGGCAATGATCCGCTGGTGCTTGTGTTACCCATTGCCTCTTCCGAACCCAAGGAAGCTGCCGAAGACTATCTGAGAATATTTACCGATTTAGGTATTACTCGGGTTCAAATGCTGGATATACGGGAGCGGGAAGAGGCCAACAGCGAAGCCACGCTCAAGTTGATAGATGAAGCTGCCGGCTTCTACTTTACGGGCGGCGACCAGCTGCGCCTGACGGCCCTGCTGGGAGGCACCAAAATGCTACTGCGGCTAAAAGAACGCTATACCTACGAGGAGATTCTCATCGGGGGCACCAGTGCCGGCGCGTCGGCTCTTTCCACCCCCATGATTTATCAGGGCCTCAACGATGCGGGTTTTCGCAAAGGCGAAATATCCATTACTACCGGGCTACAGTTTATGCACGATGTAGCTATCGATACGCACTTCATTGCGCGGGGCCGCATCGTGCGTATGGCGCAGATAATTGCTACCAACCCTACCTGTATGGGGCTGGGGCTTGAAGAAGACACTGCCGTATTAGTGCGCGATGGCTACCAGTTGGAAGTAATTGGCAGCGGCTTGGTTACCATTCTGGATGGGGTTGAGTGTACGGGCAACAACATTCACGAAATTCAGCCCGAGACGCCTTTTACCATCCGCGACTTGCGGCTGCACTTTCTGGGGGAAGGGGAAACATATCAGATGCCGATTCCACCGGAGCTGCATTTATAA
- a CDS encoding response regulator transcription factor: MIRLILADDHAIIRDGIRALLTEDAGLEITAEAGNGQELLDKLATTPCDVVLMDVNMPVMDGFEAMPHLRRDFPDVKVLVLSMLDHPNYVVRMLNAGASGYVLKNADVAEIIHAIRTVASGRQYLCTEIGLNLLQQVSVNGPLPEATTRKANDLSKRELEVLTLIAEGLTNAEIADKLFTSKRTIETHRQNIIEKTQAKNTAALIKFAVSEGLIE; the protein is encoded by the coding sequence ATGATTCGATTAATTCTGGCCGACGACCACGCTATCATTCGTGATGGTATTCGTGCGCTGCTTACCGAGGATGCTGGGTTGGAAATTACGGCAGAGGCCGGCAATGGCCAGGAACTGCTGGATAAGTTGGCCACGACTCCCTGCGACGTGGTGCTTATGGATGTAAATATGCCCGTGATGGATGGGTTTGAGGCCATGCCGCACCTGCGCCGCGATTTCCCGGACGTGAAGGTGCTCGTTCTCTCTATGCTCGACCACCCCAACTACGTAGTACGGATGCTGAATGCAGGCGCTTCGGGGTATGTGCTCAAAAATGCCGACGTAGCCGAAATCATTCATGCTATTCGCACGGTTGCGTCAGGCCGACAGTACTTGTGCACCGAAATAGGTCTGAACTTACTTCAGCAGGTAAGCGTGAACGGTCCGCTGCCAGAGGCCACAACCCGCAAAGCCAACGACCTATCGAAGCGGGAGTTGGAGGTGCTCACCCTCATTGCCGAAGGGCTGACTAACGCCGAGATTGCCGACAAGCTCTTCACCAGCAAGCGCACGATCGAGACCCACCGCCAGAACATCATCGAGAAAACCCAGGCCAAAAACACGGCCGCCCTCATCAAGTTCGCCGTGAGTGAAGGCCTGATTGAATAA
- a CDS encoding response regulator — protein sequence MIRIILIDDHAIIRDGIRSLLREEPDLEVVGEACSGQELLNTLATTSCDVVVLDLNMPGTDGFATIPLLREHYPAVHILVLSMLDNERYVAQAIELGASGYALKSSGRAELVYAIKTVASGRQYLCSVIGLALLRKMHSLESAGGASARAASGLSKRELEVLTLIAEGLTNAEIADKLFTSKRTIETHRQNIIEKTQAKNTAALIKFAVSQGMLAD from the coding sequence ATGATCCGCATCATTTTAATAGATGATCACGCTATTATCCGCGACGGCATCCGCTCACTACTCCGCGAAGAACCTGACTTAGAGGTAGTAGGGGAGGCTTGTAGCGGCCAAGAACTGCTAAATACTCTGGCTACAACCTCCTGCGACGTAGTGGTGCTTGACCTGAACATGCCCGGCACCGATGGCTTTGCTACAATTCCGCTGCTCCGTGAGCACTACCCAGCGGTGCATATTCTGGTGCTGTCGATGCTGGATAATGAGCGCTACGTTGCTCAGGCCATCGAACTGGGAGCTTCGGGCTATGCCCTCAAAAGCAGCGGCCGCGCTGAGCTGGTGTATGCTATCAAGACGGTCGCGTCTGGGCGGCAGTACTTGTGCAGCGTTATTGGGCTGGCCCTGCTGCGTAAGATGCACTCCCTGGAGTCGGCGGGGGGCGCGAGCGCCCGTGCAGCCAGTGGCTTATCGAAGCGGGAGTTGGAGGTGCTCACCCTCATTGCCGAGGGCCTGACCAACGCCGAGATTGCCGACAAGCTCTTCACCAGCAAGCGCACGATCGAGACCCACCGCCAGAACATCATCGAGAAAACCCAGGCCAAAAACACGGCCGCCCTCATCAAGTTCGCCGTGAGCCAGGGCATGCTAGCCGATTAA
- a CDS encoding TIGR04283 family arsenosugar biosynthesis glycosyltransferase, translating to MIHGSAAPDTVSVIIPTFNEADGIGELLSYLGEVCRQDLGVEIIVADGHSTDDTAALARKAGARVVLCPQKGRAAQLNFGAGAAGGQILYFLHADTYPPPTFLSDIRHALGPASYRSGCYRLAFDHSHWFLRLSGWFTRFDIDAVRFGDQSLFVRRAVFEQAGGYRADMIMLEDQEIVRRLRRYGSFRVLSGTVTTSARKYLHNGVFRLQAVFSLITLLYWLGLPQQRLLHLYRRLIRQDKL from the coding sequence ATGATTCACGGTTCAGCTGCTCCCGATACCGTCAGCGTCATTATCCCCACTTTCAACGAAGCGGACGGTATTGGGGAGCTGCTTAGCTATCTGGGCGAGGTGTGCAGGCAGGATTTGGGCGTAGAAATTATCGTGGCGGATGGGCACAGCACCGATGATACGGCTGCGCTGGCGCGGAAAGCGGGGGCGCGCGTGGTGCTTTGTCCGCAGAAAGGGCGCGCCGCCCAGCTCAACTTTGGGGCGGGCGCGGCTGGGGGGCAAATCCTTTATTTCCTGCACGCCGACACCTACCCGCCACCTACCTTCCTATCCGATATTCGGCATGCACTGGGGCCGGCCAGCTACCGTAGCGGCTGCTACCGATTGGCCTTCGACCATTCGCACTGGTTTTTGCGGCTAAGCGGCTGGTTTACGCGCTTTGATATCGACGCGGTGCGCTTCGGCGACCAGAGCTTGTTTGTGCGGCGCGCTGTATTTGAGCAGGCTGGAGGCTACCGTGCCGACATGATTATGCTGGAAGATCAGGAAATCGTGCGGCGGCTACGGCGGTATGGCTCGTTTCGGGTGTTGTCCGGCACGGTTACCACTTCCGCCCGCAAATATTTGCACAACGGTGTTTTTCGGCTACAGGCTGTGTTTTCGCTCATAACGCTGCTTTACTGGCTGGGCCTACCGCAACAGCGCCTGCTGCACTTGTATCGGCGCCTGATTCGGCAGGATAAGCTTTAA